A genome region from Proteus vulgaris includes the following:
- the raiA gene encoding ribosome-associated translation inhibitor RaiA, with product MIINITSKQMEITPALREHIESRLTKLNKWQVNLINPHIILTKDPKGFSVDASIHTPNGQLVANAQHTDMYVAINDLLAKLERQLNKVQHKNESRRANNSLKEENLLVDEI from the coding sequence ATGATTATAAATATTACTAGCAAGCAAATGGAAATTACCCCAGCACTACGTGAGCACATTGAAAGCCGTCTAACTAAACTCAATAAATGGCAGGTGAATTTAATCAACCCTCATATTATTCTGACAAAAGATCCAAAAGGTTTTAGTGTTGATGCCAGCATTCATACACCAAATGGGCAATTGGTCGCTAATGCACAACACACCGATATGTATGTTGCAATTAATGACTTACTCGCAAAACTTGAACGTCAATTAAACAAAGTTCAGCATAAAAATGAATCTCGTCGAGCTAATAACAGTCTGAAGGAAGAAAATTTACTTGTCGATGAAATATAA